One Periophthalmus magnuspinnatus isolate fPerMag1 chromosome 15, fPerMag1.2.pri, whole genome shotgun sequence genomic window carries:
- the pomt1 gene encoding protein O-mannosyl-transferase 1, translating into MLQLPLVVTAQVDVVLLLVSVLALWTRLSRLSYPNSVVFDEVYYGQFVSLYMKRVFFIDDSGPPLGHMILAAGAYLGGFDGNFVWNRIGAEYPDSVSVWSLRVLPALCGALSVPLVYSLSLELGLSYISALGGALLFLLENALIVQSRFMLLESVLIFFTLLALFCYLRFHNTQHSSWFSYFWLLLSGASIAAAVGVKYMGLLSYLLLLGVASVHTWNLIGDRSLSHLSVCVHAVCRLMCLVLVPVLLYVFWFYIHLSLLHRSGPHDQLMSSAFQATLEGGLSRITQGQPLEVAYGSQVTLRSSASNPVPCWLHSHKANYPIRYENGRGSSHQQQVTCYPFKDVNNWWIIKDPLRQELAVGTPPRPVRHGDVVQLVHGMTSRFLNSHDVAAPMSPHAQEVSGYINYNVSMAPQNMWTVEISDRESDTEVWKTILSEVRLVHLNTSAVLKLSGASLPDWGFHQLEVIAERLFSGHSSGQSWTVEEHRYGTSQEQRERELELHSPTHIDVTRKISLWAKFVELQWKMLNAKQENSEHKYSSTPSEWLTLETNIAYWLHSSTNAQIHLIGNPVSWAIANMSLVAYQLLAVIHLLRRRRGFKDIPDDVWRRFVFLGAVCVGGWSVNFVPFLLMEKTLFLYHYLPALCHLHLLTPAVLEHIHSHLLSGAAQRRAMAVCVLALAVSVVLSYQNFCPLTYGSPQLSASELQRLKWRESWDILYRRH; encoded by the exons ATGCTGCagctccctctggtggtgaCGGCGCAGGTGGACGTGGTTCTGCTCCTCGTGTCTGTCCTCGCTCTGTGGACCAGGCTGAGCCGACTCAGTTATCCCAACTCTGTGGT GTTTGATGAAGTGTACTATGGTCAGTTTGTGTCTCTCTACATGAAGAGGGTTTTCTTCATCGACGACAGTGGTCCTCCGCTTGGTCACATGATTCTAGCGGCTGGAG CGTATCTTGGAGGTTTCGATGGCAATTTTGTGTGGAACAGAATTGGGGCCG AGTACCCggacagtgtgagtgtgtggagtttgcgggTGCTCCCTGCTCTCTGTGGGGCCCTCAGTGTTCCTCTGGTCTACAGTCTGTCTCTGGAGCTGGGCCTGTCTTACATATCGGCTCTAGGGGGCGCACTGCTCTTTTTACTGG AGAACGCGCTCATCGTGCAGTCACGCTTCATGCTGCTGGAGTCTGTGCTCATCTTCTTCACACTCTTGGCCTTGTTTTGTTACCTGCGCTTCCACAACACGCAACACAG TTCGTGGTTCAGTTACTTCTGGCTACTTCTGTCTGGAGCCTCCATCGCCGCAGCAGTGGG GGTCAAGTACATGGGTCTGCTGTCGTACCTGTTGCTGTTGGGCGTGGCCTCTGTGCACACCTGGAACCTGATTGGAGACCGCTCCTTAAGTCAT CTGAGCGTCTGCGTTCACGCCGTCTGTCGACTCATGTGTTTGGTTCTGGTCCCGGTCCTTCTTTACGTGTTCTGGTTCTACATCCACCTCAGCCTCCTCCACCGCAGCGGACCTCACGACCAGCTCATGAGCTCCGCTTTCCAGGCGACTCTGGAG GGGGGCCTCTCTAGGATCACCCAGGGGCAGCCTCTTGAAGTGGCGTATGGGAGTCAGGTGACTCTGAGGAGCTCCGCCTCCAACCCTGTGCCCTGCTGGCTTCACTCACATAAGGCCAACTACCCAATCAG GTATGAAAATGGGCGGGGCAGCTCTCACCAGCAGCAGGTCACCTGTTATCCTTTCAAAGACGTCAACAACTGGTGGATTATTAAAGACCCGCTCAG GCAGGAGCTGGCGGTGGGGACTCCTCCGAGGCCCGTTCGCCACGGAGACGTCGTCCAGCTCGTCCACGGAATGACATCACGTTTTCTGAACAG tcatGACGTTGCTGCTCCGATGAGCCCTCACGCTCAGGAGGTCTCCGGTTACATAAACTATAACGTGTCCATGGCCCCGCAGAACATGTGGACAGTG GAAATAAGTGACCGGGAGTCGGACACTGAGGTGTGGAAGACCATTCTGTCCGAGGTACGGCTGGTGCATCTCAACACATCAGCCGTGCTCAAG CTGAGCGGAGCGTCTCTGCCGGACTGGGGCTTCCATCAGTTGGAGGTCATCGCAGAGCGGCTGTTCTCTGGTCACAGCAGCGGTCAGAGCTGGACTGTGGAGGAGCATCGATACGGAACCA gtcaggagcagagggagcgggaGCTGGAGCTGCACTCACCCACGCACATCGACGTCACCAGAAAAATCTCTCTGTGGGCAAAGTTTGTTGAGCTTCAG TGGAAGATGCTCAACGCCAAACAGGAAAACTCCGAACACAAATACAGCTCGACTCCATCCGAGTGGCTCACCCTGGAGACCAACATCGCGTACTGGCTGCACTCCTCCACAAAt GCTCAGATCCACCTCATTGGGAATCCTGTGTCTTGGGCTATAGCCAATATGAGCCTGGTGGCCTATCAACTGCTGGCAGTCATCCACCTGCTTCGGAGGAGGCGGGGCTTCAAGGACATACCTGACG ACGTTTGGAGGCGGTTCGTCTTTCTTGGCGCCGTTTGTGTCGGTGGATGGTCTGTGAACTTTGTTCCTTTCCTCCTGATGGAGAAGACTCTGTTTCTGTATCATTACCTCCCGGCGCTGTGCCACCTGCACCTGTTAACCCCCGCTGTGCTGGAGCACATCCActctcacctgctcag TGGTGCAGCTCAGCGACGTGCcatggctgtgtgtgtgttggcgtTGGCAGTGTCGGTAGTGTTGTCCTATCAAAACTTTTGCCCTTTGACCTATGGGAGCCCGCAGCTGTCGgcctctgagctgcagaggctcaaGTGGAGAGAATCCTGGGACATTTTGTATCGTCGTCATTAG